Proteins from a single region of Ogataea parapolymorpha DL-1 chromosome IV, whole genome shotgun sequence:
- a CDS encoding putative membrane protein, which translates to MAYLTLPPEFVPEAKTVINWVMSFTPLVSYGTTLLSIRRKKSSKGFSIDICATMLIASTLRIFYYINEPFEISLLRQCFVMIFIHVLLLRVAIKYRDPAETAYLRYEESWPEFFRSAWNAAWNPTDEGSVYGDPLEKASNAAVQYVRRVSDFCGRLFLRLLFLYDARYIRPFRFWQWDGYSQYMQFLGGLVLSLTAVQLVFGKTEWLGLVFASCSFLIESTLPLPQILLFQRSRTVENFKTILLLSWLGGDLTKISYLVYGTDNVGFIFVAAAVFQMSLNLVITYQFFYFKHMDTVNSRQVIPLSHAKEEIPMEEFRAPATFSASSSRGPFSPISSSQFPSPATTPILNPKIDHTRSRSSTFNEHEAKINKSLRKASLSSSVNLETMKEQSSKLNY; encoded by the coding sequence ATGGCCTACCTCACACTGCCGCCGGAGTTTGTTCCGGAAGCGAAAACCGTCATCAATTGGGTCATGTCGTTCACGCCGCTGGTGTCGTACGGAACGACCTTGCTCAGCATCCGCCGCAAAAAATCCTCCAAGGGTTTTTCTATAGACATCTGTGCGACGATGCTCATTGCATCAACACTTCGGATCTTCTACTACATCAACGAGCCGTTCGAGATCAGTCTTCTTAGACAGTGTTTTGTCATGATCTTCATACACGTCCTCTTGCTGAGGGTGGCCATCAAATACAGAGACCCTGCCGAGACGGCGTATCTGCGGTACGAGGAATCATGGCCCGAGTTTTTCAGGTCGGCGTGGAACGCTGCCTGGAATCCCACGGACGAGGGTTCTGTTTATGGCGACCCTTTAGAAAAAGCCTCGAACGCGGCTGTGCAATACGTCAGACGGGTATCTGACTTTTGCGGCCGGCTTTTCCTCCGGTTACTGTTTCTGTACGACGCCCGCTACATCAGGCCGTTCAGGTTCTGGCAGTGGGACGGGTATTCGCAATACATGCAGTTCCTCGGGGGCTTAGTGCTAAGCTTGACTGCGGTCCAGCTCGTATTTGGCAAGACCGAGTGGCTGGGGCTGGTGTTTGCATCCTGCTCGTTTCTAATAGAGAGCACGTTGCCGCTGCCGCAGATCCTGCTATTTCAGCGGTCGAGAACCGTGGAAAACTTCAAAACCATACTTCTGCTCAGTTGGCTGGGTGGAGACCTCACGAAAATCAGCTACCTGGTGTACGGCACAGATAACGTGGGTTTTATTTTcgtggctgctgctgtctTCCAGATGAGTCTGAATTTGGTCATCACATACCAGTTCTTCTACTTCAAACACATGGACACGGTTAATTCGCGGCAGGTGATTCCGCTAAGCCACGCCAAAGAGGAGATCCCGATGGAAGAGTTCCGTGCTCCAGCCACATTTTCTGCCTCGTCGAGCCGCGGCCCATTTTCTCCGATCTCATCGTCGCAGTTCCCGTCTCCGGCCACCACGCCGATCCTGAACCCCAAAATCGACCATACGcgttccagatcaagcACATTCAACGAGCATGAAGCGAAAATCAACAAAAGTCTGCGCAAGGCGAGcctgagcagcagcgtcaaCCTGGAGACGATGAAGGAGCAGAGTAGCAAACTAAATTATTAA
- a CDS encoding putative phosphomethylpyrimidine kinase 2: MARLVDLCDQLSGELAPVHVPRVLTVAGSDSSGGAGIEADVKTITAHKCYAVTCITALTAQNSLGVHNVTTTPAETVEKVLVAIADDQIALDAIKLGMLPDETLSVITPFLAARAARTPIVLDPVFVAKNGDRLSSVGALKKAVELFQHAALITPNSREVEVLLAVLRSSDPSVEEITITTADDFYTAARLLGSRFKVDVLFKGGLVPVNENLAVDPENPVYILNVLYEHRSEKLTVFRSNHIDSPNLHGTGCTLSSAVACYLARGASLATAVENAIGFVNEAIRHAEVKPNGPLNHTWAIKRPHEVRKDAGLLSFLMNHEKVVPHWQKYTHHQFVRQAMEDTLPVEKFNYFLKQDYRYLQAYHRVHVNLRSITESEELQEYVDEILSNIETEMERHKTKLKSRWPDLDLEEIDAGRATLNYINYLVELYEKTHDWLLCKTALMPCLIGYNHAAANALNNGTKFLVADPENNAKALMVARKLQEEAENGKLSYQVDAGSATQKIYRDWLSDYVAPWYLDACKRGEQVLNEYFDEYVSRKQHEEGFDKGELLDTLADIFAKVSSLEASFWDDCINYPENIN, from the coding sequence ATGGCACGTCTTGTTGATCTGTGCGACCAATTGAGCGGCGAATTGGCGCCTGTGCACGTTCCGCGGGTTCTCACCGTTGCCGGCTCTGACTCGTCGGGCGGCGCGGGCATTGAGGCGGACGTGAAGACCATCACCGCGCACAAGTGTTATGCCGTGACCTGTATCACGGCCCTCACGGCCCAGAACTCGCTAGGTGTGCACAACGTCACCACAACGCCCGCAGAAACTGTGGAGAAGGTATTGGTGGCCATTGCCGACGACCAGATTGCGCTCGACGCCATCAAGCTCGGAATGCTGCCGGACGAGACACTGTCGGTGATCACGCCGTTTCTGGCCGCCCGTGCCGCCAGAACGCCCATTGTGCTAGACCCGGTCTTCGTGGCGAAGAATGGCGACCGGCTGAGCTCTGTGGGGGCGCTGAAAAAGGCGGTGGAGCTGTTTCAACATGCGGCCCTTATTACCCCGAATTCGCGCGAGGTGGAGGTTTTGCTGGCTGTGCTGCGCAGCTCGGACCCTAGCGTGGAGGAAATCACCATAACCACGGCAGACGATTTTTATACGGCCGCGCGCCTGCTGGGGTCCAGGTTCAAGGTCGACGTGCTGTTCAAGGGCGGGCTTGTCCCGGTGAATGAGAATCTGGCTGTTGACCCCGAAAATCCGGTGTATATTCTGAACGTGCTGTACGAGCACAGATCAGAAAAACTCACCGTTTTCCGGTCCAACCATATCGACTCGCCTAATTTGCACGGAACAGGCTGCACGCTGAGCTCGGCGGTGGCGTGCTACCTGGCCCGCGGCGCATCTCTGGCCACCGCGGTCGAAAACGCTATCGGATTTGTCAACGAGGCCATCAGACACGCAGAGGTGAAGCCCAACGGGCCTTTGAACCACACGTGGGCAATCAAACGGCCACACGAGGTGCGCAAGGACGCCGGCTTGCTGTCGTTTCTGATGAACCACGAAAAAGTCGTCCCACACTGGCAAAAGTACACTCATCACCAGTTTGTGCGGCAGGCAATGGAAGACACGCTGCCGGtggaaaaattcaattATTTCCTTAAACAGGACTACCGCTACCTGCAGGCCTACCACCGCGTGCACGTGAACCTGCGCAGCATCACCGAGTCGGAGGAGTTGCAAGAGTACGTGGACGAGATTTTGAGCAATATAGAGACCGAGATGGAGAGACACAAAACAAAGCTGAAAAGCAGATGGCCCGACCTAGACCTCGAGGAAATTGATGCTGGACGTGCGACGCTGAACTATATCAACTATTTGGTGGAGTTGTACGAGAAAACACACGACTGGCTGCTGTGCAAGACCGCGCTGATGCCATGTTTGATTGGATACAACCatgctgctgccaacgcGTTGAATAATGGCACGAAatttttggtagcagatccagaaaaCAACGCCAAGGCCCTCATGGTGGCACGCAAATTGCAggaagaagcagaaaatgGCAAGCTGTCGTACCAGGTGGACGCCGGCTCTGCGACACAAAAAATCTACCGCGACTGGCTCAGCGACTACGTGGCTCCGTGGTATTTGGACGCCTGCAAACGCGGCGAGCAGGTCCTCAATGAGTACTTCGACGAGTACGTCAGCAGGAAACAGCACGAAGAGGGGTTCGATAAAGGCGAACTTTTAGACACCCTGGCAGACATTTTCGCCAAGGTGTCCAGCTTGGAAGCAAGCTTCTGGGATGATTGCATCAATTATCCGGAAAatataaattaa
- a CDS encoding Dihydroxyacetone kinase, whose amino-acid sequence MSSKHWNYKQDLVHAHLKGLCHGNPDLQFIESERVVINKHSKPDKVMILSGGGSGHEPLHAGFVGEGCLDVGVAGFVFASPSTKQIVSGLKAKPSNKGTLIVVKNYTGDILHFGLAAERAKAEGVPVELLIVQDDVSVGRTKNGMVGRRGLAGTSLVHKIVGAKAAKDSNKASLSEVYQLGEAVVANLVTIGASLDHCTIPGNRHHESESDDEDEQKHLLKEDEIEVGMGIHNESGIKRVSPIPTIDTLVADLLKYLLDKSDEERNYVDFDSSDEVVLMINNLGGTSNLELYAIQNTVVEQLATDYKIKPARVYTGAYTTSLDGPGFSITLLNVTKAGGKEVFECLDYPTKVPGWNSSYTTAEWAAKSESFVIDAPPVSDASATSKVRFSSSTVKAVLESGCKKLLTKEPKITLYDTVAGDGDCGETLANGAHAILDLLAADKLEITDGVRSLTQITDVVETAMGGTSGGLYSIFISALAKSLKDRELQQGGYEVTPEILAASLKDALDSLYRYTRARAGDRTLIDALAPFVEQFAASKGDLNRANKACHEGAESTRKLKAKFGRASYVSEEEFKPFEAEGGLPDPGAIGLAALVDGFAEAYSKIGSNL is encoded by the coding sequence ATGTCGAGCAAACACTGGAATTACAAGCAAGACCTGGTCCATGCGCACCTCAAGGGCCTGTGTCATGGCAATCCGGACCTCCAATTCATCGAATCCGAGCGtgtggtgatcaacaagcaCTCCAAGCCAGACAAGGTGATGATCCTGTCTGGCGGAGGCTCTGGCCACGAGCCATTGCACGCTGGCTTTGTTGGTGAAGGCTGTTTGGACGTTGGAGTGGCTGGCTTTGTTTTCGCCTCGCCTTCTACAAAGCAGATTGTCTCAGGTTTGAAGGCAAAGCCCTCAAACAAAGGCACGCTAATTgtggtgaaaaattacACCGGCGACATTTTGCACTTCGGGCTCGCTGCCGAGCGGGCCAAGGCCGAGGGCGTCCCCGTGGAGCTGCTAATTGTCCAGGACGACGTTTCTGTGGGCAGAACCAAGAACGGTATGGTGGGCAGACGTGGTCTGGCCGGTACGAGTCTTGTGCACAAGATTGTCGGTGCCAAGGCCGCCAAGGACTCGAACAAAGCCTCGTTGAGCGAGGTGTACCAGCTGGGCGAGGCCGTGGTGGCCAATCTGGTGACCATCGGCGCGTCGCTCGACCACTGCACTATTCCGGGTAACAGACACCAcgagtccgagtccgacgacgaggacgagcagaaacatctgctcaaggaggacgagatcgaggtgGGCATGGGGATCCACAATGAGTCGGGCATCAAGCGTGTTTCGCCGATCCCGACCATCGACACGCTTGTGGCAGATCTGCTCAAGTACTTGCTCGAcaagagcgacgaggagagaAACTATGTGGACTTCGACTCGTCGGACGAGGTTGTGCTGATGATCAACAATTTGGGCGGCACGTCGAACCTCGAACTGTACGCTATCCAGAACACTgtcgttgagcagctggccacCGACTACAAGATCAAGCCAGCAAGAGTGTACACGGGCGCGTACACCACGTCGCTAGACGGTCCTGGTTTTTCGATCACGTTGCTGAACGTGACCAAGGCGGGGGGAAAGGAGGTTTTCGAGTGTCTGGACTACCCAACCAAGGTTCCTGGATGGAACTCGTCGTACACAACGGCAGAATGGGCGGCGAAGTCCGAGTCGTTTGTTATCGACGCTCCGCCAGTGAGCGACGCGTCGGCGACCTCGAAAGTGCGGTTCTCGAGCAGCACAGTCAAGGCTGTGTTGGAGAGCGGGTGCAAGAAGCTGCTGACCAAGGAGCCAAAGATCACGCTGTACGACACGGTTGCGGGCGACGGCGACTGCGGCGAGACGCTGGCCAACGGCGCGCATGCGATCCTGGACCTGCTGGCTgccgacaagctggagatcACAGACGGTGTTCGGAGTTTGACCCAGATCACAGACGTTGTTGAGACGGCCATGGGAGGCACCTCTGGCGGGCTTTACTCGATCTTCATCTCTGCACTGGCCAAGTCGCTCAAGGACAGAGAGCTCCAGCAGGGCGGATACGAGGTGACGCCAGAAATCCTGGCTGCATCGCTCAAGGACGCCCTGGATTCGCTGTACAGATACACACGGGCTCGTGCTGGCGACCGGACACTGATTGACGCGCTTGCGCCGTTCGTGGAGCAGTTTGCGGCCAGCAAGGGTGACCTCAACCGGGCTAACAAGGCGTGCCACGAGGGAGCAGAGTCAACGAGAAAGCTCAAGGCTAAGTTTGGCCGTGCGTCCTACGTTagcgaggaggagttcAAACCGTTTGAGGCCGAGGGCGGGCTGCCGGATCCCGGCGCCATTGGGCTCGCTGCGCTGGTCGACGGCTTTGCCGAGGCGTACAGCAAAATAGGCTCCAATTTGTAG
- a CDS encoding Autophagy-related protein 21, which yields MALRSISFNQDYTCLAAGFDAAYKVYNCDPFGECFQKADDGGANLVEMLFSTSLIAVVGIGDKPANTMRKLKIINTKRKAVICELTFPTAILYVKMNRKRLVVVLVDQIFVYDVSCMKLLHSIEASAGSNDRIICDLCADDESVLVFQQSGSSDELAANAGTVVVFDALEIQPINVIECHKSPLQRIAVSKDGRLLATASVKGTIVRVFRVADGRKVHEFRRGSYTAQISCLSFNVDATVLCCSSNTGTVHFFRLDDVNRRRSTESIDADVDSSETLPRESSITEEESSEINRLINSQLGGHNGFAKKKSAESLKNFIWSKSKTYLPSQINSILEPKRDYAFIKLSTEVESVVGLVDNNCYVATRAGDFFVYSVQPGQCVLLKHYKIE from the coding sequence ATGGCCCTCCGCAGTATATCGTTCAACCAGGACTACACGTGTCTTGCTGCCGGCTTCGACGCTGCGTACAAGGTGTACAATTGCGACCCGTTCGGCGAATGTTTCCAGAAGGCCGACGATGGCGGCGCAAACTTGGTCGAGATGTTGTTTTCGACGTCTCTGATCGCCGTTGTTGGGATCGGCGACAAGCCCGCTAACACGATGCGCAAGCTGAAAATTATCAACACGAAACGCAAGGCGGTGATCTGCGAGCTCACGTTTCCAACGGCGATTTTGTATGTCAAGATGAACCGCAAGCGGCTGGTCGTGGTGCTCGTGGACCAGATCTTTGTGTACGACGTGTCATGTATGAAGCTGTTGCACAGCATTGAGGCCAGCGCGGGCTCAAATGACCGGATTATTTGCGACCTGTGTGCGGACGACGAAAGCGTGCTTGTGTTCCAGCAGTCGGGGAGTtccgacgagctggccgcCAATGCCGGCACGGTGGTGGTTTTTGACGCGCTGGAGATTCAGCCCATTAACGTGATTGAGTGCCACAAGTCGCCGCTACAGCGGATCGCGGTCTCGAAGGACGGTCGACTGCTGGCGACGGCGAGCGTTAAAGGCACCATTGTGCGTGTGTTCCGAGTGGCCGACGGCAGGAAAGTGCACGAATTCCGGCGCGGGAGCTACACGGCGCAGATTTCGTGTCTGAGCTTCAACGTGGACGCGACGGTGCTGTGCTGCTCGTCCAACACCGGCACCGTCCATTTCTTCCGACTTGACGACGTCAACCGACGCCGGTCGACggagtcgatcgacgcagacgTTGACAGCTCGGAAACGCTGCCCCGCGAAAGCAGCATCACCGAGGAGGAGTCGAGCGAGATCAACCGGCTGATCAACAGCCAGCTTGGCGGCCACAACGGGTTtgccaagaaaaaaagcgCCGAGTCGCTCAAGAACTTCATCTGGTCGAAGTCCAAGACGTACCTGCCGTCGCAGATCAACTCCATTTTGGAGCCCAAAAGAGACTACGCGTTCATCAAGCTGAGCACCGAGGTGGAGAGCGTGGTGGGGCTTGTTGACAACAACTGCTACGTGGCGACGCGAGCGGGCGATTTTTTCGTCTACTCTGTGCAGCCCGGCCAGTGCGTGCTCCTCAAGCACTATAAAATAGAATAA
- a CDS encoding putative membrane protein: MATAQNRSTEPTPYLCLKSRWLLAVWNEWTLFGGLVLAIVLLNGCSASSSSKSSSSLLNTSLSIASNTDLQNVQSVFLDDLKIVVASDLTAEAAYLNSTLNDTITTAYKAIAAIDLRPILQQLADSINDTVTSSLASQNSELESLKSTLNSQAVYVGTSVSLDKMNINYTWIGSYLANEIQNRTITNAYEKHFRNLPDYFAFFDSLTTETLQNVSAAFDLVDLSGPEIYNYSVSNASALHLTYLSSTTSKKSKAVYVLVALMVVFVVAQMLLDWLRFAHEQKQATCFPLEATEKTDFLEYTFRAVDFEAFKLAEVLAAFFGDSTRLNFLASFWLGVRSNAKNLGKYIVFSLILYSCWTQNTSSSVDVSLSGNTRLHNTSHTLKTDFGFGSESLLADIREIYDDFGAHVRQFLDDEGLAPFVSYDRPNSSFLADFSWPDEMATELTVAVNSTVSQAKLHLVQPAASPNARPLLYYAFALCVGATFTMVAISVYTLR; encoded by the coding sequence ATGGCCACTGCTCAGAACAGGTCCACGGAGCCCACACCGTACCTGTGTCTCAAGTCGCGCTGGCTGCTTGCTGTTTGGAATGAGTGGACGCTTTTTGGGGGCCTGGTGCTGGCCATCGTGCTGCTAAACGGCTGCTCCGCGTCGTCCAGTTCCAAATCATCCAGCTCGTTACTAAACACGTCTCTTTCGATTGCCTCCAACACAGACCTCCAGAACGTCCAGTctgtgtttctggacgactTGAAGATTGTGGTGGCTAGTGATCTGACGGCTGAAGCTGCGTACCTCAACTCCACTCTAAACGACACAATCACGACAGCATACAAGGCGATCGCCGCCATCGACCTGCGCCCaattttgcagcagctcgccgaCTCAATCAACGACACCGTCACGTCATCGCTGGCATCCCAAAACAGTGAGCTAGAGTCGCTCAAGTCGACTCTAAATTCCCAGGCTGTGTATGTTGGAACCTCAGTGAGTCTGGACAAAATGAATATAAATTATACCTGGATCGGCAGCTATCTGGCAAACGAAATACAGAACCGCACGATAACCAATGCCTACGAGAAGCATTTTAGGAACCTCCCCGATTACTTTGCTTTCTTCGACTCTCTCACAACAGAGACGCTCCAAAACGTTTCTGCTGCATTTGACCTGGTGGATTTGTCCGGCCCCGAAATTTATAACTACTCCGTCTCGAACGCGTCAGCTCTGCACCTGACATACTTGAGCTCTACGACTTCTAAAAAATCCAAGGCCGTGTACGTCCTCGTTGCATTGATGGTTGTTTTCGTGGTAGCACAGATGCTGCTTGACTGGCTGCGCTTCGCACATGAACAGAAACAGGCGACGTGTTTTCCGCTCGAAGCCACCGAAAAGACCGACTTCTTGGAGTACACGTTCCGAGCCGTCGATTTCGAGGCATTTAAGCTCGCAGAGGTGCTTGCTGCATTTTTTGGGGACAGCACCAGACTGAATTTTCTTGCATCGTTCTGGCTCGGGGTGCGGTCCAATGCAAAAAATCTGGGAAAATACATCGTTTTTTCACTGATTCTATATTCCTGTTGGACGCAGAACACTTCGTCTTCAGTGGACGTTTCTCTGAGCGGAAACACGCGTCTGCACAATACGTCGCACACGCTGAAGACAGATTTTGGATTTGGCTCAGAATCGCTTCTGGCCGATATCCGAGAAATTTACGACGATTTCGGGGCCCACGTGCGACAATTCCTTGACGACGAAGGCCTAGCGCCGTTCGTGTCGTATGACAGGCCAAACTCCTCGTTTTTGGCCGACTTTAGCTGGCCCGACGAAATGGCAACAGAGCTGACTGTCGCTGTGAATAGCACGGTTTCGCAGGCCAAACTCCACCTTGTCCAACCAGCCGCCAGCCCAAATGCCCGCCCACTGCTGTACTACGCGTTTGCGCTCTGCGTGGGGGCCACGTTCACGATGGTGGCCATCAGCGTCTACACGCTCCGCTAG
- a CDS encoding Subunit of the CCR4-NOT complex, with amino-acid sequence MSHRKLQQEIDRVFKKIGEGLEIFNTLYERHENASNGSQKEKLENDLKKEIKKLQRFREQVKNWQATNEVKDKERLNENRRLVEQAMEKYKVVEKGSKTKAFSDESLASFDDPQEDNEAIEFVRETLDEIQRQEEALESELDKLGAKKGKKTSAVDERKSEIEDLLEIHQFHREKLEVVLRLLESHVLRPEDIMNIQEDIKYYLEENQDPDFVNDDTIYDDLNLEVDENTLIDGSSAQNGTHKEEESVLASTAPISVSVPDTTPQKKKESTPTPSTVQASPVATAKPPAPVKPVQTPPVSVPKMATPTTSLANLAGTLSSVSTLSTLKPAPVPAKPVGELKWAAAVSQTANGRPKPEEKPATPATPLSTLNTNALNAASVLEALKKQRPQDGASHSNPESRTASSTAGVGSAGSGDVSNDPNFRFLPPGIQSTILSFVMARNRPESEKTPSLSSVGAMLAVPRRFSPLSEGTYPPGLEAQRVSAIWNSVRVSNNIEIDSQNVDTATLFYAYYYALSQKERDVAASVLASRLWRVNNDKTMWYQRHSQVKVSGDGFEISDFNVFDAEKWSFYEKKNHRVDYSQFGKS; translated from the exons ATGTCGCATAGGAAGTTACAACA GGAAATTGACCGCgtgttcaagaagatcgGGGAGGGGCTGGAGATATTCAACACTCTGTACGAGCGCCACGAGAATGCCTCGAACGGCTCGCAGAAagagaaactggagaacgacctcaagaaggagattaAGAAGCTGCAGCGGTTTCGAGAACAGGTGAAGAATTGGCAGGCCACCAATGAGgtcaaggacaaggagcGGCTCAACGAGAACCGTCGGCTGGTCGAACAGGCGATGGAAAAGTACAAGGTGGTAGAGAAGGGGTCGAAGACAAAAGCGTTTTCTGACGAGTCGCTGGCCAGTTTTGACGACCCGCAGGAGGACAACGAGGCGATCGAATTTGTGCGGGAGACGCTGGATGAAATTCAACGTCAGGAAGAGGCGCTGGAgagcgagctcgacaaacTGGGCGCcaagaagggcaagaaGACCAGTGCCGTCGACGAGCGCAAGTCCGAGATTGAGGATCTGCTGGAGATCCACCAGTTCCACAGAGAAAAGCTCGAGGTGGTATTGCGATTGCTTGAGAGCCATGTGTTGCGGCCCGAGGACATAATGAATATCCAAGAGGACATCAAGTATTATTTGGAAGAGAACCAGGATCCGGACTTTGTGAATGACGACACCATCTACGACGACTTGAACCTGGAAGTCGATGAGAATACGCTTATTGACGGCAGCTCTGCGCAAAACGGCACGCacaaggaggaggagtctGTTCTTGCGTCGACGGCGCCGATCTCTGTGTCTGTGCCCGACACCACGCctcagaagaagaaggagagcACGCCTACACCGTCCACCGTTCAGGCCTCGCCTGTGGCGACCGCCAAGCCACCGGCCCCTGTGAAGCCTGTGCAGACGCCGCCGGTGAGCGTGCCCAAGATGGCCACGCCGACGACGTCGCTGGCCAATTTGGCCGGCACTTTATCGTCCGTGAGCACGCTGAGCACGCTGAAGCCTGCTCCGGTGCCCGCCAAGCCTGTGGGAGAGCTCAAATGGGCAGCCGCAGTGAGCCAGACCGCGAACGGGCGGCCGAAACCGGAGGAGAAGCCTGCCACGCCGGCCACGCCGCTCTCGACGCTCAACACCAACGCGCTGAACGCCGCCAGTGTGCTGGAGGCGCTGAAAAAACAACGACCTCAGGACGGAGCGTCGCACAGCAACCCTGAGTCCCGGACGGCGTCCAGCACGGCGGGCGTTGGGTCTGCTGGGTCCGGCGACGTTTCCAACGACCCAAACTTCCGGTTTCTGCCTCCAGGCATCCAGAGCACGATCCTGTCGTTTGTGATGGCCAGAAACCGGCCAGAGTCCGAAAAGACGCCGTCGCTGTCGAGCGTCGGCGCCATGCTTGCCGTTCCCCGTCGCTTCTCGCCGCTCAGCGAGGGAACGTATCCGCCGGGATTGGAGGCACAGCGGGTTTCGGCGATCTGGAATAGCGTGCGCGTGAGCAACAACatcgagatcgactcgcAGAACGTCGACACCGCCACGCTGTTCTATGCCTACTACTACGCCCTGTCacagaaagaaagagacgTCGCCGCGTCGGTGCTGGCCTCCAGGCTCTGGAGAGTCAACAACGACAAGACGATGTGGTACCAGCGTCATTCGCAAGTGAAAGTGTCGGGCGACGGCTTTGAGATCTCCGACTTCAACGTTTTCGACGCGGAAAAATGGAGCTTCTACGAAAAGAAGAACCACAGGGTTGACTACTCCCAGTTTGGAAAATCCTAG
- a CDS encoding SSF2 high copy suppressor of G beta subunit temperature sensitive mutation has product MAKRRQKKRTHVKLSEDQLAKIPRSMVIHLGTALHNHTLTQLVRDTRIMMLPHTAINLRERNRNKLKDFVVMAGPLGISQLMIFSQNEETGSTQLRFSAMPRGPTINFKIHEYSLCKDVARYQKMPKSVSKSGPEFLNPPLLVMSGFTNPKEAEQHEKLMVTMFQNMFPPISPQNTKVSTIKRVLLLQKDKETGLVDLRHYVIDTKLVDVSKNVKKLVKVHKKTNKKLPNLSKVDDVADIILDPYAQAGFTSDSEVEEDAVVEVKEDVAVKTKGAAEEGGKRKKAVKLTEIGPRMKLELVKIEEGVCDGKVLYHSRIKKSVKEINKLEQIHAVRRKEKERRRKEQEENIQRKKKVKISSEAESEAESEEEFSE; this is encoded by the exons ATGGCGAAAAGAAGA caaaaaaagagaacCCATGTCAAGCTGAGCGAGGATcagctggccaagatcCCCCGCTCGATGGTGATTCATCTGGGGACAGCTTTACACAACCACACCCTTACACAACTAGTTAGAGACACCAGGATCATGATGCTTCCTCACACGGCGATCAATCTTCGCGAGCGTAACcgcaacaagctcaaggactTTGTTGTGATGGCAGGGCCGCTCGGAATCTCGCAATTGATGATTTTCAGCCAGAACGAGGAGACAGGGTCCACCCAGcttcgtttttcagcaatGCCCCGGGGCCCCACCATCAACTTCAAGATCCACGAATATTCGCTTTGCAAAGACGTTGCGCGCTATCAGAAGATGCCCAAGAGCGTGAGCAAGTCTGGTCCGGAGTTTCTGAACCCTCCGTTGCTTGTGATGAGTGGGTTTACTAATCCGAAAGAAGCAGAGCAGCACGAAAAATTGATGGTCACCATGTTCCAAAACATGTTCCCGCCAATTTCCCCACAGAACACCAAGGTCAGCACCATTAAGAGAGTTTTGCTGTTACAAAAGGACAAGGAGACGGGGCTGGTCGACCTTCGTCATTATGTTATCGACACGAAACTGGTTGATGTCTCAAAGAACGTGAAAAAATTGGTCAAGGTGCACAAGAAAACGAATAAGAAACTGCCTAATTTGTCGAAAGTCGACGACGTTGCCGACATCATTCTCGATCCGTATGCCCAGGCCGGGTTCACCTCTGATTCAGAAGTGGAGGAGGACGCCGTGGTGGAGGTGAAGGAGGACGTTGCAGTGAAAACCAAGGGTGCTGCCGAGGAAGGGGGCAAGCGTAAGAAGGCAGTGAAACTGACCGAGATCGGTCCACGGATGaagctggagctggtgaagatcGAGGAAGGCGTTTGTGACGGTAAGGTGCTGTACCATTCGCGGATTAAAAAGAGTGTCAAGGAAATTaacaagctggagcagaTCCACGCTGTCCGTCGCAAGGAAAAGGAGAGAAGACgcaaggagcaggaggagaaCATTCAGcggaagaagaaggtgaagATTTCGAGCGAGGCAGAAAGCGAGGCAGAAAGTGAAGAGGAATTTAGCGAGTAG